A window of Kribbella voronezhensis genomic DNA:
AACCGGTCCCGGACCTGGCCACCGAGGCCGTCCGGATCGCGGCCGAGCGGCTGCCGCACCTCAGGCTGCTGGGGACCAGGCACACGGTCTCCAACGCCGACTGTTATGCCGATCCGCCGGTACTGACGCTCTGGTCGGTGCTCGGCAGCACACATCGGCTCTTCACTTTCACCGGTGGGTCCGGCGGCAGCGTGAAAACCGCGCTGGCCGCGAGCCGGACGGCAGCGAGCGACCTGCTCGGGCCGCTCGTCACCGGGGAATCCACGCGCACCACCACTTCGCGGACGGAGAACAAGCGCATGACGAATTCGGAACGAGGCAACGGCCACCCGCCCAGGTACCACACGATCGGCATCGGTGCCGGTCCGTCGAACCTGTCGCTGGCGGCCCTGTACAAGAACGTCACCACCGAGAAACTGGCGCTGTTCGACTCCCGCCCGGTGGCCGGCTGGCACACGCCGCTGCTGTACCCCGGGGTGCGGATGCAGACCGGCTGGATGAAGGACCTGGTCTCGCTGGTCGATCCACGGCACGAACTGACGTTCCTGAACTACCTGGTCACGTCCGGCCGGCTCTACGCGCTGATCAACTCCCAGTTCGACGCCCTGCCCCGGATCGAGTACGAGCGCTACCTGGCCTGGGCCACCGAGCGGCTCGGCGTGGTCAACTTCGACTGCCGGGTGGACTCGGTCTCGATCACCGACGAGGGCTTCCAGATCTGCGTGGACGGTACGCCGGTCGCGCTGTCGGAGCACCTCGTCCTCGGCCTCGGCACCCGGCCGGTGTGGCCGGAGTACGTCCGCGGGCTGGACTCCGAGCGGGCGTTCATCGCCGACGAACTCGGCGCGCGGCTGCCCGCCATGGACGCCGACAAGGCCGACCCGGTCGCGGTGATCGGCGGCGGCCAGACCGGCCTGGAATGCGTACTGCGGTTGCTCGGCTCCGGCTTCACCGACATCCGCTGGATCGGCCGCAACCAGTGGTTCCGCAGTATCGACGACTCCCCGATGGCCAACGAGCTGTACCGGCCGTCGCACATCGAGTTCCTGCAGGGACTGAACCGGTCGAAGCGCCGCGAGATGATCGTGGACTCCCGCTACTCCGGCGACGCGATCACCCCGGGCGGCCTGAAGGCCCTGTACCAGGGCAACTACGACGGCCTGCTCACGCTCGGCCGGTTCCCGGTCACGCTGCTGCCCGGCCGCGACGTCACCTCGGCCGAACAACTTGCCGACGGCACCATTCGCCTGCGCTGCACGACCCCGGCGATGCCGGAGGAGCACGAGGTACGCCGGCTGGTGATCGCCGCGGGCCGCGAGCACGTGCAGGCTCCGTTCGACGACGACCTGCGGGAGCGGATCGACTACGACGACGACGGCGAGATGCTGGTCGAGCCCGACTACTCGGTGCGCTGGAAGGGCATGAACGGCCACCGGATCTTCTCGTTCAACGCGAGCCGGTACAGCCACGGCCTGACCAACGCGGGCCTGACGCAACTCCCGGTCCGGGCCGCGATCGTGCTCAACTCGATGTTCGACCGGGAGATCTACCCGATCTCCGACGAGCTGTGCGCGGTGAAGTGGTGACCGCCGCTGCTCCGGAGCCTTCGGCTGTTCCCGATGTCGACGGCGTCTGGTTCCAGCTGGTCGCCGAGGACGGCGCGAGTACGCCGTACGGGCAGTACCACCGCGAGGACGACCTGGTCTGGGCCGAGTTCTACGCGGGTGGATCGTTGCGCAGCGGGCGGCTGGTCGGCCGGGTGCAACCGGACGGGACGATCAGGGGCGCCTACTGCCTGCTGACCGCTGACGGTGAGCTGGTCAGCGGCGAGTGCCGCAGCATCCCCGAGTACGACGTCCGCGGCAACATCCGGATCACCGACCACTTCCGCCGCAGCGACGGCACCCGGGGGGTCTCCACCATCGAGCAGATCCCCGCTCCGATCAGGGAGGTCTGACAGATGACGGCAAGACCGCACCTGCTGGTGGTGGCGACCGGAATGCGGCTGTTCCGGGAGTACATCCTGCGCTCGATCGCGCCGCAGTACCGGATCCACATGTTCCTGCACGCGGAGCCGACCTGGGAGAAGGAGTACATCGAGGGCTGGACCGTGCTGGAGAGCACGCTCGACGCCGAGGCGCTGGTCGTCGCGGCGACGAAGCTGCACGCCGACCAGCCCATCGACGGCGTGCTCTGCTGGGACGAGGCGCGCATCCTGCAGACCGCGCACGTCGCCGAGGCGCTCGGCCTGCCAGGCGGCGACGTCGAGATGATCAACCGCTGCCGGGACAAGCACCTGACCCGTACGGCGCTCGCCGAGCACGGTGTCCCCCAGCCGGTCTCCGTGCTGGTGGAGACCGTCGACGAGGCCATCGAGACGGCGGACAAACTCGGCTACCCGGTGATCCTGAAGCCACGGGCGCTGGCCGCCAGCCTCGGCGTGGTGAAAGTGAACTCGGCGGCGGAACTCAAGGACAACTGGGAGTTCGCGCACGACACGACCGTGCCGGAGGCGCCGCACTACGACGTCAAGGTGCTGGTCGAGGAGTTCGCCGACGGCTACGAGATCAGCATCGACTCGGCGATCTTCCACGGCCAGGTGACGCCGTTCTGCCTGGCCCGCAAGGAGATCGGCTACCCGCCGTACGCCGAGGAGATCGGTCACTTCGTCGACGCGGCCGACCCGCTGCTCGCCGACCAGGAGCTGATGCAGGTGCTGGCCGACGCGCACGCGGCGATCGGGTTCACCGACGGCGTCACGCACACCGAGATCATGATCACCGCCGACGGCCCGAAGGTGATCGAGATCAACGCCCGGATCGGCGGCGACATGATCCCGTACCTCGGCCTGCAGGCGACCGGGGCCGACCCGGGCCTCGCGGCCGCGGCGGTGGCGTGCGGCCGCACCCCCGAACTCGTGCCTGACCGGGCGATGGTCGGGGGCGTCCGGTTCTTCTACGTCGACGAGAACGACACCGTGCTCGACTCGGTCGGCTTCGACGAATCGGGGCTGCCGGCAACGATCGACCAACTGGTCGTGCTGATGGAGGCCGGCGCCACCACCAGTCCCCCGCCGATCGGCACGCTCTGGGGCCGGATCGCGTACGCGACCGTGGTGGCCACCTCGCTGGAAGACTGCCGGGCCGGGCTGGACGCGGCCGAGCAGGCACTGCGCTGGTCCGGCCACCCCAAGGAACCCGAAGAGGCGACACCATGAGTTCGACGACCGACGAGAGCACCGGCATCTGGGCGACCATCAAGGGCGCCCCGCTGCCGGTGAAGGCGCTGCTGGTCGGCGTCTTCGTGAACAAGCTCGGCTGGTTCCTGCAGGTCTTCCTGGTGCTGTTCCTGACCACCTCGAAGGGTTTCACCGACGTCCAGGCCGGTACGGCGCTGGGC
This region includes:
- a CDS encoding FAD-dependent oxidoreductase; this translates as MRICVIGAGIAGTLLARRLTSYPGVEVDLVTGVPGTDATAASGGGVRGFETHPEQRRLAAESLAELFETPDLLDQAGYVETGCTYLLTPYAGLEAAVAEVEQLHPGSTEIVDASALRGRGWHGLPDGTVGVLEKRAGFIRPDQLRSLVISELASGKNSRVVPGPVLGLVPHPDGSVSCRTPGAGGRYDLVVVAAGPWTPGLLAGNALPAEPYRTKAIQVAVYDVDGALPTMFIDETSDLYGRPTADGGLLLGVDTHRWSVPPGSSQPVPDLATEAVRIAAERLPHLRLLGTRHTVSNADCYADPPVLTLWSVLGSTHRLFTFTGGSGGSVKTALAASRTAASDLLGPLVTGESTRTTTSRTENKRMTNSERGNGHPPRYHTIGIGAGPSNLSLAALYKNVTTEKLALFDSRPVAGWHTPLLYPGVRMQTGWMKDLVSLVDPRHELTFLNYLVTSGRLYALINSQFDALPRIEYERYLAWATERLGVVNFDCRVDSVSITDEGFQICVDGTPVALSEHLVLGLGTRPVWPEYVRGLDSERAFIADELGARLPAMDADKADPVAVIGGGQTGLECVLRLLGSGFTDIRWIGRNQWFRSIDDSPMANELYRPSHIEFLQGLNRSKRREMIVDSRYSGDAITPGGLKALYQGNYDGLLTLGRFPVTLLPGRDVTSAEQLADGTIRLRCTTPAMPEEHEVRRLVIAAGREHVQAPFDDDLRERIDYDDDGEMLVEPDYSVRWKGMNGHRIFSFNASRYSHGLTNAGLTQLPVRAAIVLNSMFDREIYPISDELCAVKW
- a CDS encoding ATP-grasp domain-containing protein, which codes for MTARPHLLVVATGMRLFREYILRSIAPQYRIHMFLHAEPTWEKEYIEGWTVLESTLDAEALVVAATKLHADQPIDGVLCWDEARILQTAHVAEALGLPGGDVEMINRCRDKHLTRTALAEHGVPQPVSVLVETVDEAIETADKLGYPVILKPRALAASLGVVKVNSAAELKDNWEFAHDTTVPEAPHYDVKVLVEEFADGYEISIDSAIFHGQVTPFCLARKEIGYPPYAEEIGHFVDAADPLLADQELMQVLADAHAAIGFTDGVTHTEIMITADGPKVIEINARIGGDMIPYLGLQATGADPGLAAAAVACGRTPELVPDRAMVGGVRFFYVDENDTVLDSVGFDESGLPATIDQLVVLMEAGATTSPPPIGTLWGRIAYATVVATSLEDCRAGLDAAEQALRWSGHPKEPEEATP